From Cannabis sativa cultivar Pink pepper isolate KNU-18-1 chromosome 8, ASM2916894v1, whole genome shotgun sequence, a single genomic window includes:
- the LOC133030513 gene encoding uncharacterized protein LOC133030513 encodes MNALLEALRAIPPQQMDPAARQSHHFQVFHRIQVPEFEGGQDPMVAERWLRQIKKSFNTIGTLEEYQLEGGAADWWETLSRTMETDGMTWREFEEVFREQYFSPSHRRALIGVFDGLRQGDMTVNEFYMKFLELSSYAYPGVVDQPLVIEQFMRRLRPAIRGPIAPLTFNNLTECVTAALRTEAHVEGNEKKNTSRGRGNDRKITKKNQGQCCGQQGHKKKDCPQRQQRFQASHGGPIGSYVESTPFHGQPRTNQSQSSSYGFTPQSGQQSQYQHQFRP; translated from the exons ATGAACGCCCTTCTCGAAGCCTTAAGGGCTATTCCCCCTCAACAGATGGATCCTGCCGCTCGACAGAGTCATCATTTTCAAGTCTTTCATCGAATCCAAGTGCCTGAGTTTGAGGGTGGACAAGATCCCATGGTAGCTGAAAGGTGGTTGAGGCAAATAAAGAAAAGTTTCAACACAATAGGAACACTTGAGGAATATCAa TTAGAGGGTGGTGCAGCAGATTGGTGGGAGACCTTGTCCAGGACAATGGAAACTGATGGGATGACTTGGCGAGAATTTGAGGAAGTTTTCAGGGAACAATATTTTAGTCCATCTCACAGGAGGGCTCTTATTGGAGTATTTGATGGTCTAAGACAAGGGGATATGACTGTGAATGAATTTTACATGAAGTTTTTAGAGCTATCCTCTTATGCATATCCTGGTGTTGTTGATCAACCCTTGGTGATTGAACAGTTCATGCGTCGTTTGAGGCCTGCGATACGTGGTCCTATAGCCCCTTTGACCTTTAACAACCTGACTGAGTGTGTGACAGCAGCCTTGCGAACTGAGGCTCATGTAGAAGGGAATGAGAAGAAGAACACAAGCAGAGGAAGAGGAAATGACCGAAAGATAACCAAGAAGAATCAAGGACAGTG TTGTGGTCAACAAGGTCATAAGAAGAAAGATTGCCCGCAACGACAACAAAGATTTCAAGCATCTCATGGAGGACCCATAGGGAGCTATGTAGAGTCTACTCCTTTTCATGGACAGCCCAGGACAAACCAGTCTCAGTCTTCGTCCTATGGTTTCACACCCCAATCGGGCCAGCAGTCTCAGTATCAACATCAGTTCAGGCCATAA
- the LOC115700059 gene encoding uncharacterized protein LOC115700059 — protein sequence MKIDLSKAYDTVDWQFVEDLLNGLCFPMRFIHWLLTCLRGSTYFLLLNGRIQGSFKGEKGLRQGDPLSPLVFVLIMEYLSRLLSFYSSKKGFGFHPLCKNMRLTNLCFADDLIIFCKGNVKSVELVNAAFLEFCQATGLASNKRKSHVYFGGVNEEIKSKILELIQMEEGTFPLKYLGVVLRPTKWKASNCGVILDKLSLKLSGWASRNLSFAGRAQLIRSVLLGIRNFWMSLFILPKKIVDAIDKKCRDFLWGMNGNISKLHIPSWEKVCLPKQFGGIGFREGKKWNSAMIAKHVCAISSKQDNLWVKWINSIYLKDEDFWSISANHDFSWYFKKILKIRMMTNNVMLDQAAKGNKFKVSKFYVDLIGAAKSSYATSIWHRFIVPKHRFIFWQIMNEQLLTRDLLSKFLPITSALCTVCEDAMESHNHLFIDCIFTKKVIAGVENWAGILSWPKSFSELQQRCFPTKPDFAEQVLNSVFEATLYHIWRNRNDCLFNAMCLSASCISKSIRNVVKTRIIGFHCTSSKKKDRYAINVVNSW from the coding sequence ATGAAAATCGACTTGAGTAAGGCTTATGATACTGTAGACTGGCAATTTGTGGAAGACCTCCTCAATGGTTTGTGCTTTCCTATGCGGTTTATTCATTGGTTGCTTACTTGCTTAAGGGGTTCTACTTACTTTCTGTTGCTTAATGGAAGAATCCAAGGCTCTTTCAAAGGTGAAAAAGGGCTTCGCCAAGGAGACCCCTTATCTCCTCTTGTGTTTGTCCTAATAATGGAATATCTGTCTAGATTGCTCTCTTTTTATTCTAGCAAGAAGGGTTTTGGCTTTCATCCTCTTTGCAAGAATATGAGATTAACTAACCTctgctttgctgatgatctaATAATTTTCTGTAAAGGGAATGTAAAATCAGTTGAGTTAGTTAATGCTGCCTTTCTTGAGTTTTGTCAAGCCACAGGTCTTGCTTCCAACAAGAGGAAATCTCATGTCTACTTTGGGGGAGTTAATGAGGAGATTAAGAGCAAGATTTTGGAGCTAATTCAAATGGAGGAGGGGACTTTCCCTCTCAAGTATTTGGGGGTTGTCCTCAGACCGACTAAGTGGAAGGCCTCGAATTGTGGTGTGATTTTGGATAAGCTTAGTCTGAAGCTTAGCGGTTGGGCGAGTAGAAATCTCTCATTTGCAGGGCGAGCCCAACTTATTCGCTCGGTTCTTCTTGGAATACGAAACTTTTGGATGAGCCTCTTCATTCTTCCCAAAAAAATTGTTGATGCTATTGACAAGAAGTGTCGAGACTTCCTTTGGGGAATGAATGGCAATATAAGCAAGCTCCACATCCCCTCTTGGGAGAAAGTTTGTCTTCCCAAGCAATTCGGTGGCATTGGTTTTAGAGAAGGTAAGAAGTGGAATTCGGCCATGATTGCTAAACATGTTTGTGCGATTTCGAGCAAGCAAGACAACCTTTGGGTTAAGTGGATCAATTCCATTTACTTAAAAGATGAGGACTTCTGGTCTATTTCAGCGAATCATGACTTTAGTTGGTATTTTAAAAAGATTTTGAAGATAAGAATGATGACCAATAATGTCATGTTGGACCAGGCGGCTAAGGGGAATAAATTCAAGGTGAGTAAGTTCTATGTTGATCTTATTGGGGCTGCCAAATCCTCTTATGCTACTTCTATTTGGCATAGGTTCATTGTTCCTAAACATAGATTCATTTTTTGGCAAATCATGAATGAACAATTGCTCACCCGTGATCTTTTAAGCAAATTTCTGCCCATCACTTCAGCTCTTTGTACTGTTTGTGAGGATGCCATGGAGTCCCATAATCACTTATTTATAGATTGCATCTTCACTAAGAAGGTAATTGCTGGTGTAGAAAACTGGGCAGGTATCCTAAGCTGGCCGAAAAGTTTCAGTGAGTTGCAGCAGCGATGTTTCCCAACCAAACCAGATTTTGCCGAGCAAGTGTTGAATTCAGTCTTTGAAGCCACTCTTTACCACATTTGGAGAAACAGGAACGATTGCTTGTTTAATGCTATGTGTTTGTCAGCTTCTTGTATTAGTAAAAGTATAAGAAATGTGGTCAAGACTAGAATTATTGGCTTTCATTGTACCAGTTCTAAGAAGAAAGATAGATATGCTATAAATGTTGTAAATAGCTGGTAG
- the LOC115700863 gene encoding MLP-like protein 28 — protein sequence MTSSSSSDLFGTLETNVEIKAEAQKFHHIFKHTPHHVSNVSQNIIHGCELHEGEWGTEGSTISWTYFHDGEKKVAKQIIEAIDDEKNSITFKVIEGDLLEHFKSFKATLKVTPKGDGSVVHWFLEYEKLHDEIIDPHTLLQLAIDLSKDLESHLLQA from the exons ATGACgtcttcctcttcttctgacCTCTTTGGAACGCTAGAGACTAATGTAGAAATCAAAGCTGAAGCACAGAAATTCCACCACATTTTTAAGCACACTCCTCATCATGTTTCTAATGTCTCTCAAAACATAATACATGGTTGTGAATTACATGAAGGTGAATGGGGTACGGAGGGATCTACCATTTCTTGGACTTACTTCCAtg ATGGGGAGAAGAAAGTAGCTAAACAAATAATAGAAGCAATAGATGATGAGAAGAATTCGATCACTTTCAAAGTGATTGAAGGTGATCTATTGGAACATTTCAAGAGCTTCAAAGCAACACTAAAAGTGACTCCTAAAGGTGATGGAAGCGTTGTCCATTGGTTTTTAGAATATGAGAAGCTCCATGATGAAATTATAGACCCACATACATTGCTTCAGCTTGCAATTGATTTGTCCAAAGATCTTGAATCTCACCTTCTTCAggcataa